Proteins encoded by one window of Pseudanabaenaceae cyanobacterium SKYG29:
- a CDS encoding FKBP-type peptidyl-prolyl cis-trans isomerase: MKGILVSFAVTVVAVLVLVIAQFVAGQEQVVAAPPGEYITTPSGLKYRDIKVGTGPTPENGQLVFVHYTGKLENGRKFDSSRDRGTPFVFRLGVGEVIKGWDEGIATMKVGGQRELVIPPELGYGAQGAGGVIPPNATLIFDVELLRIAPR; this comes from the coding sequence TTGAAAGGAATTCTGGTTAGTTTTGCCGTAACGGTAGTAGCAGTCCTAGTCTTAGTCATAGCCCAGTTTGTAGCGGGGCAAGAACAGGTGGTGGCTGCTCCCCCAGGGGAATACATCACCACACCCTCTGGTCTTAAATACCGCGATATTAAGGTAGGTACGGGTCCTACCCCCGAAAATGGTCAACTTGTCTTCGTGCACTACACAGGCAAGCTGGAAAATGGCAGAAAATTCGATAGTTCCCGCGATCGGGGTACGCCCTTTGTCTTTCGTCTGGGGGTAGGGGAAGTAATCAAAGGTTGGGACGAAGGCATTGCCACCATGAAGGTAGGGGGACAGCGGGAGTTAGTAATTCCCCCCGAGTTAGGTTACGGAGCCCAAGGCGCAGGTGGCGTGATTCCCCCTAATGCTACTTTGATCTTTGACGTGGAGCTGTTGCGGATCGCCCCGCGATGA
- a CDS encoding family 10 glycosylhydrolase has protein sequence MRRWWLCLLGAWLWGATARAQEFPFCIFDRGAVEQKAQLLQASLNGDNGAQLQYQAIVTAHSDRLQACRASSWLKHHAVWIRLYPCDLKPGKLEQILDNVVNFGYNRLYVNAFYDGRVLLPHNNNPTVFPSVVGEKHPQADLLAEVIKKGRERGIKVYAWVFSLNFGPSYSRRPDRQGALARNGFGETNLQDPNAIPEEAGVAHIFVDPYNPRAQTDFKAVITAIAQRQPDGILFDYIRYPHRTQRITHDVRDLMIYSYVSGTQLLARALSQEGYRLIYDYLKHGKIDRLVPPGTKLWQLPNGQAVVANGNDLNQSLWQLATEHARWGVTNFLAKAIPPTTMTTGAVFFPYGNRNFPEGVDPRLQPWERFTMVQEWHPMLYAACGHTGCIIEELERVWRSVPRGIAVCPALAGFWGTPRGKRLPLEVQLAAIRSHNPYIQCASHFAYSWLDLQSDRERRHCQLP, from the coding sequence GTGAGGAGATGGTGGCTTTGTCTGTTAGGGGCTTGGCTCTGGGGAGCAACTGCCAGGGCGCAGGAGTTTCCCTTTTGTATTTTTGACCGAGGCGCGGTAGAGCAAAAAGCCCAGCTTCTGCAAGCTTCCCTCAATGGAGACAACGGGGCCCAGCTGCAATACCAGGCAATTGTAACTGCCCACAGCGATCGGTTGCAGGCTTGTCGAGCTAGCTCTTGGCTCAAGCACCATGCCGTGTGGATTCGCCTTTACCCCTGCGACCTCAAACCAGGCAAGCTGGAGCAAATTTTAGACAATGTCGTCAATTTTGGCTATAACCGTCTGTACGTCAACGCTTTCTACGATGGACGGGTGCTACTACCCCACAATAATAATCCTACCGTTTTCCCTTCTGTAGTAGGGGAAAAACACCCCCAAGCTGACCTGTTGGCGGAAGTGATCAAAAAGGGAAGAGAACGGGGGATCAAGGTCTATGCCTGGGTTTTCAGCCTCAATTTTGGTCCCAGTTACAGTCGCCGACCCGATCGACAGGGAGCACTTGCCCGCAATGGTTTTGGAGAAACTAATTTACAAGACCCTAATGCCATTCCAGAAGAAGCAGGGGTTGCCCATATTTTTGTTGATCCCTATAACCCCCGCGCCCAAACCGATTTTAAGGCGGTGATTACTGCCATTGCCCAACGTCAGCCCGATGGCATTTTGTTTGACTATATTCGTTACCCCCACCGCACCCAGCGCATCACCCACGATGTCCGTGATTTGATGATCTACAGCTATGTTTCGGGCACCCAGCTCCTTGCCCGCGCTCTCAGTCAAGAGGGTTACCGCCTCATTTATGACTATCTCAAGCATGGCAAAATCGATCGGCTAGTTCCCCCAGGCACCAAACTATGGCAATTACCTAATGGACAGGCGGTGGTAGCTAATGGCAATGACCTCAACCAGTCGCTTTGGCAACTGGCAACAGAACACGCACGCTGGGGAGTGACCAATTTTCTGGCTAAGGCAATTCCCCCTACCACCATGACCACGGGAGCAGTGTTTTTCCCCTACGGCAACCGCAATTTTCCTGAAGGTGTTGACCCCCGCCTACAACCCTGGGAACGCTTTACCATGGTGCAGGAGTGGCATCCGATGCTCTATGCCGCCTGTGGACACACAGGATGTATAATCGAGGAGCTTGAGCGTGTCTGGCGGTCTGTGCCTAGGGGGATTGCGGTCTGTCCTGCCCTGGCAGGTTTTTGGGGTACACCGAGAGGTAAACGCTTACCCCTAGAAGTACAACTAGCTGCTATTCGCAGCCACAACCCTTACATCCAATGTGCTAGTCATTTTGCCTACTCCTGGCTAGATTTGCAGTCCGATCGGGAACGCCGTCATTGCCAGTTGCCCTAA
- a CDS encoding PHP domain-containing protein, with product MVIATSPTVRSATTSVLRQILATVEGSSCPYTLNFHLHSCFSDGQMHPRDIVEQAVNLKVRHFAITDHHTIEGYEVARQELIYRKRSGETNLPQLWTGVEINASLLFTEVHILGYDFDPRHPALMPYLQGKATAGIDYQAVRVISAIHQAGGIAVLAHPARYRRPARELITAAAKLGIDGVETYYSYENCDPWQPTKKVTAEIKPIVDDLGLLHTCGTDSHGLKITRRI from the coding sequence ATGGTAATAGCTACATCCCCAACTGTGAGATCAGCCACCACCTCTGTTCTACGGCAGATTTTGGCAACGGTGGAGGGGAGTAGTTGTCCCTATACCCTCAATTTTCACCTCCACTCCTGTTTCTCGGATGGGCAGATGCACCCCCGCGATATTGTCGAACAGGCAGTCAACTTGAAGGTGCGCCATTTTGCTATTACTGACCACCACACGATCGAGGGGTACGAAGTGGCACGCCAGGAGCTGATTTATCGGAAACGATCGGGGGAGACCAACTTGCCTCAGCTGTGGACAGGGGTAGAGATCAACGCTAGTCTGCTGTTTACGGAAGTCCACATTTTAGGGTACGACTTTGACCCCCGCCACCCTGCCCTCATGCCCTATTTGCAAGGTAAAGCTACTGCTGGCATTGATTATCAAGCTGTCAGAGTAATTAGCGCCATTCACCAAGCAGGGGGTATTGCTGTGTTAGCCCATCCCGCCCGTTATCGCCGTCCTGCCAGGGAATTAATTACCGCGGCTGCCAAGTTAGGCATTGATGGGGTAGAAACCTACTACAGCTACGAAAATTGTGACCCCTGGCAACCCACTAAGAAAGTGACGGCAGAAATCAAACCGATCGTGGATGACCTGGGGTTATTGCACACCTGCGGCACTGACTCCCACGGACTAAAGATCACAAGGCGTATTTAG
- a CDS encoding sedoheptulose 7-phosphate cyclase, translated as MGKIEAHFTATEKAFHVEGYEKIEFSLLYVDGAFRIGNTELAECYRPFGRCLLVIDPVVYNLYREEIDRYFTHYGIALTVFPIVIKETDKNLRTFERIIDAFVDFGLIRKEPVLVVGGGLMTDVVGFACATYRRSTNYIRVPTTLIGLIDASVAIKVAVNHGKLKNRLGAYHASQQVILDFSFLKTLPIAQVRNGMAELIKIAVVAHADLFAKLEQYGEDLLYTRFGFLDGSEELRQVGHYITYEAIKRMLELEVPNLHELDLDRVIAYGHTWSPTLELAPEIPMFHGHGVNIDMAFSATIAWQRGYITETELHRILSLMSRLGLALDSEYFTPELLWRATESITRTRDGKQRAAVPRPIGTCYFINDLTKEELTQTLFLHKEICQSYPRQGAGIDMFMSLDHPETAVA; from the coding sequence ATGGGTAAGATTGAGGCACACTTTACTGCTACTGAGAAGGCATTCCACGTAGAGGGCTATGAAAAGATTGAGTTTAGTCTGCTCTATGTTGATGGTGCTTTTCGGATTGGCAACACAGAACTGGCAGAATGTTATCGACCCTTTGGGCGTTGTTTATTGGTAATTGATCCTGTAGTCTACAATCTTTACCGCGAGGAAATTGACAGGTATTTCACCCATTACGGGATTGCCTTGACAGTTTTCCCTATCGTTATCAAGGAAACGGACAAAAATTTGCGCACCTTTGAACGGATTATTGATGCTTTTGTTGACTTTGGCTTGATTCGCAAAGAACCGGTTCTAGTAGTGGGTGGGGGGTTGATGACTGATGTAGTGGGATTTGCCTGTGCTACCTACCGACGGAGTACAAATTATATCCGTGTGCCTACTACTTTGATTGGTCTAATTGATGCTAGTGTCGCGATTAAGGTGGCGGTCAATCATGGTAAGCTGAAGAATCGTCTAGGTGCTTATCATGCTTCCCAGCAGGTGATTTTAGATTTTTCTTTTCTTAAGACTTTACCGATCGCCCAGGTGCGCAACGGGATGGCAGAACTGATTAAAATTGCGGTTGTTGCCCATGCTGATCTTTTTGCCAAACTAGAACAATACGGGGAAGATTTGCTTTATACCAGATTTGGCTTCCTAGATGGTTCAGAGGAGCTGCGCCAGGTAGGGCATTACATTACCTATGAAGCAATTAAACGCATGTTGGAACTAGAGGTTCCCAACTTACATGAACTTGACCTCGATCGGGTGATTGCCTACGGTCACACTTGGAGTCCGACGTTAGAATTAGCCCCAGAAATTCCCATGTTTCATGGGCACGGTGTCAATATAGATATGGCGTTTTCCGCTACAATTGCCTGGCAACGGGGCTATATTACGGAAACAGAATTACATCGTATTTTGAGTTTAATGAGTCGGCTAGGTTTAGCCCTAGATAGTGAGTATTTCACCCCTGAATTATTGTGGCGAGCAACAGAATCTATCACCCGTACCAGAGATGGTAAACAACGGGCAGCTGTACCCAGACCGATCGGGACTTGTTATTTCATAAATGATTTGACGAAGGAGGAGCTGACTCAGACTCTGTTTTTGCACAAAGAGATTTGTCAGTCTTATCCGCGGCAGGGGGCAGGTATCGATATGTTTATGAGTCTTGATCATCCTGAAACAGCGGTAGCATAG
- a CDS encoding ATP-grasp domain-containing protein, with amino-acid sequence MKILQLVGSPVSNFYEKLSRLYAKDAIEALGQNDRYEFLIAYVTKEGWRFPVSLAQADIDRAAILSLASAIARLEQERVDVALPQMFCLPGMTVYRSLLEVLQIPYIGNTGSLMALAADKAKTKAIVSSVGVQVPRGEILCKHQQPSLSPPVVVKPVDADNSIGVSLVRQESEYSKALAVAWRESDRVLVEEFIPGREVRCGVLDLGDGLICLPLEEYPIDPDYPIRTVESKIRATETGELYLTAKDPSKAWIVHPQDDCMTLKVWEVAKLCHRALGCRHYSLFDLRINPGGEIYFLEAGLYCSFSPKSVIVTMARSAGIDLGDLFAKMLTTARRGYASNSPGMSGGS; translated from the coding sequence ATGAAAATCCTCCAATTAGTTGGCTCTCCTGTGAGTAATTTTTATGAAAAGTTGTCTCGCCTCTATGCCAAAGATGCTATAGAAGCACTAGGGCAAAACGATCGGTATGAATTTCTAATTGCCTATGTAACGAAAGAAGGATGGCGGTTCCCTGTTTCCCTAGCTCAGGCAGACATCGATCGGGCTGCTATTCTGTCCTTAGCTTCTGCAATTGCCAGGCTGGAACAAGAAAGAGTGGATGTTGCCTTGCCCCAGATGTTTTGTCTGCCAGGCATGACAGTCTATCGCTCTCTGTTGGAGGTTTTACAGATTCCCTACATTGGTAACACAGGCAGTTTGATGGCATTGGCAGCGGACAAAGCTAAGACAAAAGCGATCGTTAGTAGTGTAGGTGTGCAAGTACCAAGAGGAGAAATATTGTGTAAACATCAACAACCTTCTCTATCTCCCCCTGTAGTGGTTAAACCTGTGGATGCAGATAATTCCATTGGCGTTTCTTTAGTGCGGCAGGAGTCAGAATATTCAAAGGCATTAGCTGTGGCATGGCGGGAATCCGATCGGGTTTTAGTAGAAGAATTTATCCCTGGCAGGGAAGTCAGATGTGGGGTTTTAGACTTAGGAGATGGGCTAATTTGTTTACCTCTGGAAGAATATCCGATCGATCCTGACTATCCCATTCGCACTGTAGAGAGCAAGATTAGAGCAACAGAAACGGGAGAGCTGTATTTAACAGCGAAAGACCCCAGCAAGGCTTGGATAGTTCACCCCCAAGATGACTGCATGACTCTAAAAGTATGGGAAGTGGCGAAATTGTGCCATCGCGCTTTAGGTTGTCGCCATTACAGTTTATTTGATTTGCGGATTAATCCTGGGGGAGAAATTTATTTCCTAGAAGCTGGACTCTACTGCTCCTTCTCTCCCAAGAGTGTAATTGTGACAATGGCTAGGAGTGCTGGCATAGACTTAGGGGATTTGTTTGCCAAGATGCTTACAACAGCTAGGAGAGGTTATGCTTCTAACAGCCCAGGTATGTCTGGAGGCTCATAG
- a CDS encoding class I SAM-dependent methyltransferase — MRPITPVGILAQKLQLLLRQARELQIDSEFLKELEAATALAQGMEPYTEYCTSPDSEPLQQLVARTRSEDWQSRYHQGETVKPLIPEMLSGQVEGQFLQMLIYALKAKRVLEIGMFTGYSALSMAEALPEDGVVITCEIDPFAAQFAQESFRLSPHGKKIDVRVAPAMETLQKLAAEGQSFDFIFIDADKGGYVDYFRFILDRHLLAPGGIIAVDNTFYEGQAYLPEAQRGENGKAIAAFNEVVRHDDRVVQVLVPLRDGVTLIRRV; from the coding sequence ATGAGACCGATTACACCTGTTGGTATTTTGGCGCAAAAACTGCAACTGTTGCTAAGGCAGGCAAGGGAGTTGCAGATTGACTCTGAGTTTTTGAAAGAGTTAGAGGCAGCGACGGCTTTAGCCCAGGGCATGGAACCCTATACGGAATACTGTACCAGTCCTGATTCTGAACCGCTGCAACAGTTGGTGGCGAGAACCCGATCGGAGGATTGGCAGTCTCGGTATCATCAAGGGGAGACGGTAAAGCCTTTGATTCCCGAAATGCTGTCAGGGCAGGTGGAAGGGCAGTTTCTACAGATGTTGATATATGCCCTCAAAGCGAAAAGAGTGTTGGAGATTGGCATGTTTACGGGCTATTCCGCTCTCTCAATGGCAGAGGCTTTGCCAGAGGATGGCGTAGTGATTACCTGTGAGATTGACCCTTTTGCCGCGCAGTTTGCCCAGGAGTCCTTTCGTCTGTCACCCCACGGGAAAAAGATCGATGTAAGAGTAGCACCAGCGATGGAGACTTTGCAAAAATTGGCAGCAGAAGGTCAGTCCTTTGACTTTATCTTCATTGATGCGGACAAGGGGGGATATGTTGACTATTTTCGTTTTATTCTCGATCGCCATCTGCTAGCACCAGGGGGAATAATTGCTGTAGACAACACTTTCTATGAAGGTCAAGCTTATTTACCAGAGGCACAGCGGGGGGAAAACGGTAAAGCGATCGCAGCATTTAATGAGGTGGTAAGGCATGACGATCGGGTTGTGCAGGTGCTTGTTCCTTTGCGGGATGGTGTGACATTGATTCGGCGAGTATAA